Within the Lentimicrobiaceae bacterium genome, the region GGAGCACATGTTACTTATCTTGGTCCCAGCGGTTCGCAGATGGGGAAAAAAGAATCCATGAAAGATACTGCCCGTGTTCTCGGACGTATGTATGATGGTATAGAATACCGTGGTTACGGACAACACATCGTGGAAGAACTGGCAAAATATGCCGGCGTTCCCGTTTGGAATGGGCTTACCAACGAGTTTCACCCTACCCAGATTCTTGCCGACTTCCTTACCATGATGGAACACTGCGACAAACCTCTGCATCAGATTTCGTTCTGTTTTCTGGGTGATGCCAAAAACAATGTAGGTAACTCTCTTATGGCTGGTGCCGCCAAAATGGGGATGGACTTTCGTGCAGCAGCTCCCAAAAGTTGCCAACCCGATGCCGAACTGGTAGCCACCTGCCGCGAGATAGCCAAAGAAACAGGAGCCAGGATCACCATTACGAATGATGTTGCCGAAGCTGTAAAAGGTTGCGACTTCCTCTACACTGATGTTTGGGTGTCTATGGGCGAACCCGCCGAAGTATGGGCAGAACGTATCCAACTACTGAAACCTTACCAGGTTAACAGTAACGTAGTAAAACTTACCGGTAACCCTAAGGTAAAATTCCTGCATTGCCTGCCAGCTTTCCATAACCGCGAAACTGTTGTTGGCGAAGATATCTATCAGAAATTTGGTTTGGATGGGATGGAAGTTACCGAAGAAGTATTTGAATCGCCCATGAGCGTAGTTTTCGACGAAGCCGAAAACCGTCAGCATACCATTAAAGCCGTGATGGTCGCTACATTGGGTTGCTAAGCCATTCTTTTTAGTTTTTATAGAAATCCTCCTTTGGAAAAAGGAGGATTTTTTTGTCAGATACAACCTGGGATTTATCCGGTGCGAAGTTACAAAGTTCGCACCATAGGCAGGGCAGTATTTATGCTTTCAATAGGAAGTGTATTCTGTAAAGTTCAGGAAAACAATTTCTACAAAATAACGGAGCCCGGAACATTTTAAATGCTCCAAACTCCTGACAAAATTTCAGCGCTCATACTCCAGCACTTTTACCTTGTACTCATAGCTCTTGCCTTCATGCTAAAATTCGTCAAATCTGCGCTATGCATGTTCTGTTAATTTTTTTATCTTTGCACCAGAATCCGATAAATATGAATGGAGATATTAAAAAAATATTAGCCAATGCTCTTTCTAACGAACCGGTGAATAGAGCATGGATTTTCGGTTCTTTTTCCCGTGGAGAAGAAACAGGCAACAGCGATTTGGATATTATGGTACAATTTTCAGAAGAGCAGAAAATATCTTTGTTTTATTATCTTCACTTAAAAAATCATCTGGAACACATTACTAAGAGAAAAATTGACCTGGTTGAAGAAGGCCAACTGAAAGAATTTGCAAAAGCAAGCGTTGAAAAAGATTTGATCTTAATTTATGAGAGAAGAGTTAAGGGATAAAGAACGGTTAAATCATATATTAGAAGCTATTGATAACATATATGAATTCACGAAAGACATTTCTTTTGAAGCCTTTTCGGAGAATAAAATGTTACGATTTGCAGTAATAAAGAATTTGGAAATTGTTGGTGAAGCTGCAAATTTACTTACCAAAGAACTCAAAAAACAATATTCTGAAATAATCTGGGGCGATATTACCGGTTTGCGTCATGTGCTGGTACACGGTTACTACGAAATAAGCAATAAAATCATCTGGAACACGATACAATATGATCTGAAACCATTCAAGGGAAAAATACAAAAAATACTCATAGAAATTTCATAAGCCTTACACACATGTACTCATAGCTCCTTGCTCCTGCCTCCATGTGCTAAGCTGCCAATTCTATAAATCTGCACCATCTCT harbors:
- a CDS encoding nucleotidyltransferase domain-containing protein; amino-acid sequence: MNGDIKKILANALSNEPVNRAWIFGSFSRGEETGNSDLDIMVQFSEEQKISLFYYLHLKNHLEHITKRKIDLVEEGQLKEFAKASVEKDLILIYERRVKG
- a CDS encoding DUF86 domain-containing protein, with protein sequence MREELRDKERLNHILEAIDNIYEFTKDISFEAFSENKMLRFAVIKNLEIVGEAANLLTKELKKQYSEIIWGDITGLRHVLVHGYYEISNKIIWNTIQYDLKPFKGKIQKILIEIS
- the argF gene encoding ornithine carbamoyltransferase, translated to MSFNLRNRSFLKELDFTPEEMKYLLDLAMSLKKAKYAGTEQPRLKGKNIVLLFEKDSTRTRCAFETAALDQGAHVTYLGPSGSQMGKKESMKDTARVLGRMYDGIEYRGYGQHIVEELAKYAGVPVWNGLTNEFHPTQILADFLTMMEHCDKPLHQISFCFLGDAKNNVGNSLMAGAAKMGMDFRAAAPKSCQPDAELVATCREIAKETGARITITNDVAEAVKGCDFLYTDVWVSMGEPAEVWAERIQLLKPYQVNSNVVKLTGNPKVKFLHCLPAFHNRETVVGEDIYQKFGLDGMEVTEEVFESPMSVVFDEAENRQHTIKAVMVATLGC